ACCGAGCTCGAGGACGCCCGTCCGCCGCGCTTCGCCCAGCTGGTCGGTCTGGCGTTCACGACCGTCGCGCTCGTGCTGCTCCTGACCGGTGCGACCACGGGCGCCCTCGTGGCCACGGGGCTCGCCCTTGTTGCCGCCCTGCTCAACGCCGCCGTCGGCCTGTGCCTCGGCTGCGAGCTCTACCTGGTGCTCCGCCGGCTCGCGCCGGCGCGCGCCTGAACCACGTCATCCTTCCCGCACACGTCACAACCAACGCCCGTCCGGGCACAACGGAGGTAAGCATGAGCCGCGAATCCGCGCTCGTCACAGCAGACTGGGTCGAGGAGCACCTGGGCGACCCGAAGATCGTCCTGGTCGAGGTCGACGAGGACGCCGAGGCGTACGACAAGGGGCACATCCCCGGTGCCGTCAAGCTGGACTGGAAGAAGGACCTCCAGGACGGCGTGCGCCACGACTTCGTCTCGAAGGAGAAGCTCGAGGCGCTGCTGTCGTCCAAGGGCATCGCCAACGACGACACGATCGTCTTCTACGGCGGCAACAACAACTGGTTCGCGGCCTACGCCTACTGGTACCTCAAGTACTACGGCCACGAGAACCTGCGCCTGCTCGACGGCGGCCGCAAGAAGTGGGAGCTCGACTCGCGCGAGCTGACCACCGACGTCCCCGAGCGTCCGGCCACGACCTACACCGCCAAGGACGCGGACACCTCGATCCGCGCCTACCGCGACGAGGTCATCGCGGCCATCGGCGTCAAGAACCTGATCGACGTCCGCAGCCCCGACGAGTTCGCCGGACGCCTGCTCGCCCCGGCGCACCTGCCGCAGGAGGCTGCCCAGATCGGTGGCCACATCCCCACGGCCGGCA
Above is a genomic segment from Aeromicrobium chenweiae containing:
- a CDS encoding DUF4395 domain-containing protein, with translation MSSPAQVDPRGLRVAAGLTSVVLALVLVVPSEAVRTALLSIQVVVFAIAVLAGLQHSPYAIVFARVVRPRIGAPTELEDARPPRFAQLVGLAFTTVALVLLLTGATTGALVATGLALVAALLNAAVGLCLGCELYLVLRRLAPARA
- a CDS encoding sulfurtransferase, coding for MSRESALVTADWVEEHLGDPKIVLVEVDEDAEAYDKGHIPGAVKLDWKKDLQDGVRHDFVSKEKLEALLSSKGIANDDTIVFYGGNNNWFAAYAYWYLKYYGHENLRLLDGGRKKWELDSRELTTDVPERPATTYTAKDADTSIRAYRDEVIAAIGVKNLIDVRSPDEFAGRLLAPAHLPQEAAQIGGHIPTAGNVPWSKAANDDGTFRSDEELKALYADAGLEEGKDTIAYCRIGERSSHTWFVLKEILGLENVKNYDGSWSEYGSLRGVPVALGDEPGVA